One Betaproteobacteria bacterium genomic region harbors:
- a CDS encoding methyltransferase domain-containing protein → MSDAHEFDKRNVRRSFDRAASTYDAAAVLQREMERRMFERLDYVKLTPAVVLDAGSGTGSGARELARRYPDAQVIALDIALSMLQAGRASRSWLQRMGMGRRRVASLCGDVEQLPLKTGSVDLIWSNATLQWATDLPAALRELQRVLRPGGLVMFSTFGPDTLKELRAAFAAADGHSHVNRFVDMHDIGDMLVHA, encoded by the coding sequence ATGAGTGACGCTCACGAATTCGACAAGCGCAACGTCCGCCGCTCGTTCGATCGCGCGGCATCCACCTACGATGCGGCGGCCGTGTTGCAGCGGGAGATGGAGCGGCGGATGTTCGAGCGCCTCGACTACGTCAAGCTCACGCCGGCGGTCGTGCTCGATGCGGGCAGCGGCACCGGCAGCGGGGCGCGCGAGCTCGCGCGTCGCTATCCCGATGCGCAGGTGATCGCGCTCGACATCGCGTTGTCCATGCTGCAGGCCGGGCGCGCGTCGCGCTCGTGGCTGCAGCGAATGGGAATGGGTCGGCGGCGCGTCGCGTCGCTGTGCGGCGATGTCGAGCAGCTTCCGCTCAAGACCGGCAGCGTCGATCTCATCTGGTCCAATGCAACCCTGCAGTGGGCGACCGATCTGCCGGCCGCCCTGCGCGAACTGCAGCGCGTGCTGCGTCCCGGCGGGCTTGTCATGTTCTCCACCTTCGGCCCCGACACGCTGAAGGAACTGCGCGCCGCGTTCGCTGCGGCCGACGGCCACTCGCACGTCAACCGCTTCGTCGACATGCACGACATCGGCGACATGCTCGTCCACGCG
- the bioH gene encoding pimeloyl-ACP methyl ester esterase BioH, translating into MRLHVETLGAGPELVLVHGWSMHGEVCHGLAERLATRFRVQVPDLPGHGRSRGEPLPALVELAGGLAERFPQAVHLCGWSLGALVAMRWALDRPGGLRRLALIAATPRFSAGEGWSAGSALGDLETFARALHKDYRGTLDRFIALQAMGSPAPRQVVADFRRRLAHAAAPDPEALDAGLHMLATADLRAEVGRIGLPTLLLHGERDAVVPEAAGAWLARALPHAHLTVIPAAGHGPFVSHEAACAAALLEHFHE; encoded by the coding sequence GTGAGACTGCACGTCGAGACCCTGGGTGCCGGGCCGGAGCTCGTGCTCGTGCACGGCTGGTCGATGCACGGCGAGGTCTGTCACGGTCTGGCGGAACGGCTGGCGACGCGGTTTCGCGTCCAGGTGCCCGATCTTCCCGGACACGGCCGCAGCCGCGGCGAGCCCTTGCCGGCGCTGGTGGAACTCGCCGGAGGCCTTGCCGAGCGGTTTCCGCAGGCGGTCCATCTGTGTGGGTGGTCGCTCGGGGCGCTGGTGGCGATGCGCTGGGCGCTCGATCGCCCCGGCGGGCTGCGCCGCCTGGCGTTGATCGCCGCCACGCCGCGCTTCTCGGCGGGGGAGGGTTGGTCGGCGGGGTCGGCGCTGGGCGATCTGGAGACGTTTGCGCGGGCGTTGCACAAGGACTACCGCGGCACCCTCGATCGCTTCATCGCGTTGCAGGCGATGGGCAGCCCGGCGCCGCGGCAGGTGGTCGCGGACTTTCGTCGCCGGCTCGCCCATGCGGCGGCGCCCGACCCGGAAGCGCTCGATGCCGGGTTGCACATGCTCGCGACCGCCGACCTGCGCGCGGAAGTCGGACGGATCGGCTTGCCGACGCTCCTGCTGCACGGGGAGCGCGATGCCGTCGTCCCGGAAGCGGCCGGCGCATGGCTCGCCCGCGCGCTGCCGCATGCGCACCTGACGGTCATCCCCGCGGCCGGGCATGGTCCCTTCGTTTCGCACGAGGCCGCATGTGCTGCGGCGCTGCTGGAACACTTCCATGAGTGA
- the bioF gene encoding 8-amino-7-oxononanoate synthase has protein sequence MKIPDLAPALAALDGQRLLRQRRSVHGALRPRTHVGGRELLCFASNDYLGLAADPRIAEAACRGAQELGVGAGASHLVCGHNAAHEDLEVRLAQFVEAPRALLFSTGYMANLGIVTALLDRHDAVFADRLNHACLNDAALLSRAVFRRYPHGDLDALERLLAASTAPRKLVATDAVFSMDGDMAPVPELLALCERFGAWLLLDDAHGFGVLGRDGRGTPSHCGVRSPNLIYMGTLGKAAGVFGAFVAGEATLIDLLVQRARPYIYTTALPPLLARALLASVDVIEREGWRRERLASLIAQLKSSLRPGRMRLLESSTPIQPLLVGGNEAALAVGAALEDAGIWVPVIRPPTVPKSTARLRISLSAAHSEADVALLLDHLSRLQ, from the coding sequence ATGAAGATTCCGGATCTGGCGCCGGCGCTCGCGGCACTCGACGGGCAGCGCCTGCTGCGGCAGCGGCGCAGCGTGCACGGGGCGCTGCGGCCGCGCACGCATGTCGGCGGGCGCGAACTCCTCTGTTTCGCCTCGAACGATTATCTCGGGCTGGCCGCGGACCCGCGCATTGCCGAGGCCGCCTGTCGCGGTGCGCAGGAACTCGGCGTCGGCGCCGGTGCATCGCACCTGGTGTGCGGACACAACGCGGCGCACGAAGATCTCGAAGTTCGGCTTGCGCAATTCGTCGAGGCACCGCGCGCCCTGCTGTTCTCGACGGGCTACATGGCGAATCTCGGCATCGTCACGGCGCTCCTCGACCGGCACGACGCGGTGTTCGCCGACCGCCTCAACCACGCCTGTCTGAACGACGCGGCGCTGCTCTCGCGCGCGGTCTTCCGGCGCTATCCGCACGGCGATCTCGATGCGCTGGAGCGGCTTCTGGCGGCGTCGACTGCCCCGCGCAAGCTGGTCGCGACCGACGCGGTGTTCAGCATGGACGGAGACATGGCCCCGGTGCCGGAACTGCTGGCGCTCTGCGAGCGCTTCGGTGCCTGGCTGCTGCTCGATGACGCGCACGGCTTCGGGGTGCTCGGTCGCGATGGTCGGGGCACACCGTCGCACTGCGGCGTGCGTTCGCCGAACCTGATCTACATGGGAACGCTCGGCAAGGCGGCCGGAGTGTTCGGTGCCTTCGTCGCGGGCGAGGCCACGCTCATCGATCTGCTCGTACAGCGCGCGCGTCCCTACATCTACACGACGGCGCTGCCGCCGCTGCTCGCCCGGGCACTGCTCGCCTCCGTCGACGTGATCGAGCGTGAGGGCTGGCGGCGCGAGCGCCTCGCGAGCCTCATCGCGCAGCTGAAGTCGTCGCTGCGACCGGGGCGCATGCGTCTGCTCGAATCCAGCACGCCGATCCAGCCGCTGCTGGTCGGCGGCAACGAGGCGGCCCTCGCAGTCGGCGCTGCGCTCGAGGACGCCGGCATCTGGGTGCCGGTGATTCGTCCGCCCACCGTGCCGAAGAGCACCGCGCGGCTGCGCATCTCGCTCTCGGCCGCGCACTCCGAAGCCGATGTCGCCTTATTGCTCGATCACCTCAGTCGTCTGCAGTGA
- the bioB gene encoding biotin synthase BioB, producing METVDAATAGTAVRWAVEDVEALFALPFPQLMYRAQTVHRQHFDPAEMQLSTLLSVKTGGCPEDCGYCPQSVRYRTGVADADLLPVDSVVDAARAAKDSGATRFCMGAAWRGPKARDIERIADMVRAVKALGLETCATLGMLKPGQAETLKAAGLDYYNHNLDTAPEFYGEIVGTRAYADRLDTLDQVRAAGLSVCCGGIVGMGESRRHRAGLIAQLANLDPYPESVPINNLVQVEGTPLAGTDALDPFEFVRTIACARITMPTAYVRLSAGREAMSEAVQALCFLAGANSIFYGEKLLTTGNPEATRDQQLFAKLGLRPAG from the coding sequence ATGGAGACGGTGGACGCAGCGACCGCAGGAACGGCGGTGAGGTGGGCGGTGGAGGACGTGGAAGCGCTCTTCGCGCTGCCGTTTCCGCAACTCATGTATCGCGCGCAGACGGTGCATCGACAGCACTTCGATCCGGCCGAGATGCAGCTCTCGACGCTGCTGTCGGTCAAGACCGGGGGCTGCCCGGAAGATTGCGGGTATTGTCCGCAGTCCGTTCGATACCGGACGGGAGTGGCCGACGCCGACCTGCTCCCGGTCGACTCCGTTGTCGATGCCGCGCGGGCGGCGAAGGACAGTGGCGCCACCCGGTTCTGCATGGGGGCGGCGTGGCGCGGACCGAAGGCGCGCGACATCGAGCGCATCGCCGACATGGTGCGCGCCGTCAAGGCACTCGGGCTGGAGACCTGCGCGACGCTCGGCATGCTGAAGCCGGGACAGGCGGAGACGCTCAAGGCGGCCGGCCTCGACTATTACAACCACAATCTCGACACCGCTCCGGAGTTCTACGGCGAGATCGTCGGCACACGCGCCTACGCGGATCGGCTCGACACCCTCGATCAGGTGCGCGCGGCCGGGCTCTCGGTGTGCTGTGGCGGCATCGTCGGCATGGGCGAGTCGCGCCGTCACCGCGCGGGGCTCATCGCGCAGCTGGCGAACCTCGACCCATACCCGGAGAGCGTGCCAATCAACAATCTGGTGCAGGTCGAGGGCACGCCGCTCGCCGGCACCGACGCGCTCGATCCGTTCGAGTTCGTCCGCACCATCGCCTGCGCCCGCATCACGATGCCGACGGCTTACGTGCGGCTCTCCGCCGGTCGCGAAGCGATGTCGGAAGCGGTGCAGGCGCTGTGCTTTCTCGCCGGTGCGAACTCCATCTTCTACGGCGAGAAACTGCTGACCACCGGCAACCCGGAGGCAACGCGCGACCAGCAGCTTTTCGCGAAGCTCGGCCTGCGCCCGGCGGGTTGA
- a CDS encoding ComF family protein, which translates to MAGTLSILAGRLLNSDVLQGLLGTPVCLLCGARGGRDGLCTGCRAALPWLASTRCPTCASPMPQALVCGRCLTHPPVVDRVDAALIYGYPVDGLVQTLKYRHRLAAAHCLGTLLAEAVEHAPRPDLVLAVPLGPQRLAERGFNQSLEIARAAARALALPLAAEACRRVRDTAPQAGLVFDERAKNVRRAFVCDLDLTGRHVALVDDVMTTGASLNECARALRKRGAAQVAGWIVARTLLDR; encoded by the coding sequence ATGGCAGGAACCTTGTCAATTCTGGCGGGCCGGTTATTGAACAGCGACGTGCTGCAGGGTCTGCTCGGCACTCCGGTGTGTCTGCTGTGCGGCGCGCGCGGCGGACGCGACGGCCTGTGCACGGGCTGTCGCGCCGCACTGCCGTGGCTCGCGTCGACGCGCTGCCCGACGTGCGCATCGCCGATGCCGCAGGCGCTGGTCTGCGGTCGCTGCCTCACGCATCCCCCGGTGGTCGATCGCGTCGACGCTGCGCTGATCTATGGCTATCCCGTCGACGGTCTCGTGCAAACGCTCAAGTATCGCCATCGTCTCGCCGCCGCGCACTGCCTGGGCACGTTGCTCGCGGAGGCGGTGGAACACGCTCCGCGCCCCGATCTCGTGCTGGCGGTTCCGCTGGGACCGCAGCGGCTGGCCGAGCGCGGCTTCAACCAGTCGCTCGAAATCGCGCGGGCGGCGGCGCGTGCGCTCGCGCTGCCGCTGGCAGCCGAGGCGTGTCGCCGTGTTCGCGATACGGCACCGCAGGCAGGGCTGGTCTTCGATGAGCGTGCGAAGAACGTGCGCCGCGCGTTCGTCTGCGACCTCGACCTCACCGGCAGACACGTCGCCCTGGTGGATGACGTTATGACCACCGGCGCTTCGCTCAATGAATGCGCGCGAGCGCTCAGGAAGCGGGGCGCAGCGCAGGTGGCGGGCTGGATCGTCGCCCGCACCCTGCTCGACCGCTGA
- a CDS encoding tRNA (cytidine(34)-2'-O)-methyltransferase has protein sequence MFHVVLFEPEIPPNTGNVLRLCANTGTVLHLVRPLGFSLQDRRLARAGLDYAELATARVHDCWRDCRDALRDRRFLAVSTRGQTRYDCVAYQAGDVLVFGPETRGLPEAVLSAMTPETRLCIPMVGASRSLNLSNAVAVVVYEAWRQLGFTTG, from the coding sequence ATGTTTCACGTCGTTCTGTTCGAGCCGGAGATTCCACCCAACACCGGCAATGTCCTGCGCCTGTGCGCGAACACGGGAACCGTGCTGCATCTGGTTCGGCCGCTCGGTTTCTCGCTGCAGGACCGGCGGCTCGCCCGCGCCGGCCTCGACTATGCAGAACTCGCCACCGCCCGTGTCCACGACTGCTGGCGGGATTGCCGCGATGCGCTCCGTGACCGACGGTTCCTTGCCGTCTCGACCCGCGGGCAGACGCGCTACGACTGCGTCGCCTATCAGGCCGGTGATGTGTTGGTTTTCGGACCTGAAACGCGAGGACTACCCGAGGCGGTGTTGTCCGCGATGACGCCGGAGACCCGGCTCTGCATCCCGATGGTGGGCGCGAGCCGCAGTCTGAACCTCTCGAACGCCGTCGCCGTCGTCGTCTACGAGGCCTGGCGGCAGCTCGGATTCACCACCGGATGA